The following coding sequences lie in one Mucilaginibacter sp. KACC 22773 genomic window:
- a CDS encoding DUF1475 family protein produces the protein MDVLCGNNNQPEQQPVYYLGSIPWMRATLWDFYANVLVIFVWVCYKEKYLLVKITWLILSFALGSIASCAFVLIQLFRLKPGEGVKELFGKKNG, from the coding sequence GTGGATGTGTTATGTGGTAATAACAACCAGCCTGAACAGCAACCTGTTTACTACCTGGGTTCCATCCCCTGGATGCGGGCTACACTATGGGATTTTTACGCCAATGTTTTGGTTATATTTGTTTGGGTATGCTATAAAGAGAAGTACCTGCTTGTTAAAATCACCTGGCTCATTTTATCATTTGCGCTGGGCAGTATTGCCAGCTGCGCTTTTGTGCTCATCCAGCTTTTCCGGCTTAAACCGGGCGAGGGGGTAAAAGAATTATTCGGGAAGAAAAATGGATAA
- a CDS encoding peroxiredoxin, producing MEINTTMLKYLLIILGASFLFTCAAQAQTGKELLTGDAMPSFSLLDQNGKEFKTADYVGKKVLVIYFYPKDESMVCTKEACAFRDSFDQFTKAGAMVIGINGGTVASHKGFADHYKLPFTLLSDPDNKVYNKFGIHKKFFMTGRETFIVDLKGKIVYTHEAMMQGKEHSDDALAFIKAAKNK from the coding sequence ATGGAAATAAACACCACCATGCTAAAATATTTGCTTATTATATTAGGGGCTTCCTTCCTGTTTACCTGCGCGGCACAGGCCCAAACCGGTAAAGAATTATTAACCGGCGACGCCATGCCCTCATTTTCGCTGCTCGACCAAAATGGCAAAGAATTTAAAACTGCCGACTACGTGGGCAAAAAGGTTTTGGTTATTTATTTTTATCCGAAAGATGAAAGCATGGTTTGTACCAAAGAGGCCTGCGCCTTTAGGGATAGTTTTGACCAGTTTACCAAAGCCGGAGCCATGGTGATAGGGATAAACGGCGGCACGGTTGCCAGCCACAAAGGCTTTGCCGACCACTACAAACTGCCGTTTACTTTACTAAGCGACCCCGACAACAAGGTTTATAATAAGTTTGGCATCCACAAAAAGTTTTTTATGACCGGCCGCGAAACTTTTATTGTTGATTTGAAGGGCAAAATAGTTTACACCCACGAAGCCATGATGCAGGGTAAAGAACACTCGGACGATGCACTTGCATTTATCAAGGCCGCAAAAAACAAATAA
- a CDS encoding sugar phosphate isomerase/epimerase family protein, whose protein sequence is MTTRRSFIKTSAVLTAGLLAAPRLFAYNKKQIGLQLYTIRDAMAKDPATALAKVAKLGYTTVEGATYTGTELFYGMNAKGFASLLAQQGLAMPSAHYRLGQEQVNGASQMGTILNDWKKAVDDAAAVGAKYMVCAYLSQTERGDLEQYKKIAGLLDIAGQTCKNAGIQLCYHNHDFEFIQDNGQYPYEILLTSTDHDNVKMEMDLYWMTKAGQDPIAFFNKYPGRFPLLHMKDMDNTPEKKFTEVGNGVIDFKKILAQSKKAGVKYFFVEQDICPGDPFDSIGKSISYIKKNLV, encoded by the coding sequence ATGACTACCAGACGTTCATTTATCAAGACATCGGCTGTGCTTACCGCCGGACTTTTGGCGGCACCCCGTTTGTTTGCTTACAACAAAAAACAGATAGGCCTGCAATTATATACCATTCGCGACGCCATGGCAAAAGACCCGGCTACCGCATTAGCTAAAGTAGCTAAGCTGGGGTATACCACCGTTGAAGGCGCTACCTACACCGGCACCGAATTATTTTATGGCATGAATGCCAAAGGTTTTGCCAGTTTATTGGCGCAGCAAGGCCTTGCCATGCCAAGCGCGCATTACCGCCTTGGCCAGGAGCAGGTTAACGGCGCATCACAAATGGGAACTATACTTAATGACTGGAAAAAGGCCGTTGATGATGCAGCGGCGGTAGGTGCAAAATATATGGTTTGCGCTTACTTATCGCAAACTGAAAGAGGCGACCTGGAACAGTACAAAAAAATTGCAGGCTTGCTTGATATTGCAGGGCAAACCTGTAAAAATGCCGGAATCCAGTTATGCTACCACAACCATGATTTTGAATTTATACAGGATAACGGACAATATCCTTACGAAATACTGCTAACATCTACCGACCATGACAACGTAAAAATGGAAATGGATTTGTACTGGATGACCAAAGCCGGACAAGACCCGATAGCTTTCTTTAACAAATACCCGGGCCGTTTTCCGCTGTTACATATGAAAGATATGGATAACACACCTGAAAAGAAATTTACCGAAGTTGGTAACGGTGTTATCGACTTTAAAAAGATCCTGGCCCAATCAAAAAAGGCAGGCGTAAAATATTTCTTTGTTGAACAGGATATATGCCCCGGCGATCCGTTTGATAGCATTGGCAAGAGCATCAGCTATATCAAAAAGAACTTGGTATAA
- the epsC gene encoding serine O-acetyltransferase EpsC produces MSEEFYGQIFIKQQKLEYVPSNREITRWALRVIHLLYPEQTAKTFSTVEELKSEFVLLEAELYHIMEATSACADCDNKKRAAGFFESLPLLYQVLNTDIQAIFNGDPAARSEFEVIRTYPGFFAISLYRLAHALYTRDVPLIPRILTEYAHSKTGIDIHPAAVIGDYFYIDHGTGIVIGESCTIGAHVKLYQGVTLGALSVDKSMAFTKRHPTVEDNVVIYSGATILGGETVIGSNSIVGGNVWLTKSLPPNSRVYHTPSIRILKKLTRRIFGEQK; encoded by the coding sequence ATGAGTGAAGAATTTTACGGGCAAATTTTCATCAAGCAGCAAAAGCTTGAGTACGTGCCGTCTAACAGGGAAATTACCAGGTGGGCGCTGCGCGTTATTCATTTGCTATACCCGGAACAAACAGCAAAAACCTTTTCGACGGTTGAAGAGCTGAAGTCTGAATTTGTGCTGCTGGAAGCCGAGCTTTACCATATTATGGAGGCCACAAGTGCATGCGCCGATTGTGACAACAAAAAACGTGCTGCCGGTTTTTTTGAATCCCTGCCCCTGCTTTACCAGGTTTTAAATACCGATATACAGGCTATATTTAACGGCGACCCAGCTGCGCGCAGCGAATTTGAGGTGATACGTACCTATCCCGGTTTTTTTGCCATCTCGCTTTACAGATTGGCTCATGCCTTATATACCCGCGATGTTCCCTTGATTCCGAGGATCCTCACCGAATATGCCCATTCTAAAACCGGTATCGATATCCACCCGGCAGCTGTTATAGGCGATTATTTTTACATTGATCATGGCACCGGCATTGTAATTGGCGAAAGCTGCACCATCGGCGCTCACGTTAAATTATACCAGGGGGTTACCCTTGGAGCTTTAAGTGTTGATAAAAGTATGGCTTTTACCAAACGCCACCCCACGGTAGAAGACAATGTGGTTATATACTCCGGCGCTACTATATTAGGCGGCGAAACCGTGATAGGCAGCAACAGTATTGTTGGAGGCAATGTGTGGCTAACCAAAAGCCTGCCGCCAAATTCAAGGGTGTATCATACGCCAAGCATCCGTATCCTGAAAAAATTAACCCGGCGTATTTTTGGCGAGCAAAAATAA